A window of Haloarchaeobius litoreus contains these coding sequences:
- a CDS encoding MFS transporter, with product MAETGTADRSWFPSSSVGKYYLYKATKAVEFYRPVMYLFFLQQGLNFTQIATLEAIYNLTTVLGEVPTGYVGDRVGRRNSLLAGTVLIALTLVGIGLASSFLALAGLYVCWSMGYNFRSGSEDAWLYDTLTDDLAEEEFAHVRGRGESVSLAVGAGAAVAGGALGSVDLSYPWFVAAGVTAVGVLVLLTVEESDTYEASAADALGFRESLTLIRSMLGRRDIRALVVYYYVLYAAVTYLVFVYLQPVFETVVVDLGVAPAQVEPLLGAFYAAYSLVGAGLSYYTGTIEDRIGLRTWFLVLPFAVGGALAGLYFLPILALPAFLFARGLADVTRSLAGQYVNDRIDTVGRATTLSALAMVSGLTVVPFQLGSGVLSDATTPLVALAVSGAVLVVGSALILLWEVPVAE from the coding sequence ATGGCTGAGACGGGGACGGCCGACCGGAGCTGGTTCCCGAGCAGCAGCGTCGGGAAGTACTACCTCTACAAGGCGACGAAGGCGGTCGAGTTCTACCGGCCCGTCATGTACCTCTTCTTCCTCCAGCAGGGGCTGAACTTCACGCAGATTGCCACGCTGGAGGCCATCTACAACCTGACGACCGTCCTCGGCGAGGTGCCGACGGGCTACGTCGGCGACCGGGTCGGCCGCCGGAACAGCCTGCTCGCCGGGACCGTCCTCATCGCGCTGACGCTCGTCGGCATCGGCCTCGCGAGTTCGTTCCTCGCGCTCGCCGGGCTCTACGTCTGCTGGTCGATGGGCTACAACTTCCGCTCGGGCAGCGAGGACGCCTGGCTCTACGACACGCTCACCGACGACCTCGCCGAGGAGGAGTTCGCGCACGTCCGGGGCCGCGGCGAGTCCGTCTCGCTGGCGGTCGGCGCGGGCGCGGCCGTCGCCGGCGGCGCGCTCGGCAGCGTCGACCTCTCGTACCCGTGGTTCGTCGCGGCCGGCGTGACCGCCGTCGGCGTCCTCGTCCTCCTGACCGTCGAGGAGTCCGACACGTACGAGGCGAGCGCGGCCGACGCGCTGGGCTTTCGCGAATCGCTGACGCTCATCCGGTCGATGCTCGGCCGGCGGGACATCCGCGCGCTCGTCGTCTACTACTACGTGCTGTACGCCGCCGTCACCTACCTCGTGTTCGTCTACCTCCAGCCCGTCTTCGAGACGGTCGTCGTCGACCTCGGCGTCGCCCCCGCGCAGGTCGAGCCCCTCCTCGGTGCCTTCTACGCGGCGTACAGCCTCGTCGGCGCGGGCCTGAGCTACTACACGGGAACCATCGAGGACCGCATCGGCCTGCGGACCTGGTTCCTCGTCCTCCCCTTCGCCGTCGGCGGCGCGCTCGCCGGGCTGTACTTCCTCCCGATTCTCGCGCTCCCGGCGTTCCTGTTCGCCCGCGGGCTCGCCGACGTGACGCGGTCGCTCGCCGGCCAGTACGTCAACGACCGCATCGACACCGTCGGCCGGGCGACGACGCTGAGCGCCCTGGCGATGGTCAGCGGCCTGACCGTCGTGCCGTTCCAGCTCGGCAGCGGCGTGCTCTCGGACGCGACGACGCCGCTGGTCGCGCTCGCGGTCTCGGGGGCGGTGCTCGTCGTCGGCTCCGCGCTGATTCTGCTGTGGGAGGTTCCGGTCGCGGAGTGA
- a CDS encoding type II CAAX prenyl endopeptidase Rce1 family protein produces the protein MDTAAGTVPGDSGRQPPPFRVLAVAVATYLVWTAVTYLLEGRLRTLLRPDAVGDRLVYALVANVVVGTLLALWVARRFVAGGLLTREQLGFGAARRTLLAVLAGGVAGGGLFLAQDPPSTDPTVLTNAFAQVLTVSIAELVVCWALLGGTVEAWLRQRGVPGPVAAGLALVLSSVAFGLYHVAHSPPFDQPGTIAVLTVVGLGTGLFFFVGRSLYGALVFHNCMALFGVTRALAESGRLDAFRTVQVPLLATALVSLVVLVAAERLLVRSVEPQEKT, from the coding sequence ATGGACACCGCAGCGGGCACGGTACCGGGCGATTCCGGGCGGCAACCCCCGCCGTTCCGGGTGCTGGCCGTCGCAGTCGCGACCTACCTCGTCTGGACGGCGGTGACGTACCTGCTCGAAGGCCGACTCCGCACGTTGCTGCGACCCGACGCCGTCGGCGACCGGCTCGTGTACGCCCTCGTCGCCAACGTCGTCGTGGGGACTCTCCTCGCCCTCTGGGTGGCGCGCCGGTTCGTCGCCGGGGGCCTGCTCACGCGCGAACAGCTCGGATTCGGGGCAGCCCGGCGCACGCTCCTCGCCGTCCTCGCCGGCGGGGTCGCCGGCGGCGGGCTGTTCCTCGCGCAGGACCCACCGTCGACCGACCCGACCGTCCTCACGAACGCCTTCGCGCAGGTGCTCACCGTCTCCATCGCGGAACTGGTCGTCTGCTGGGCCCTCCTCGGCGGCACGGTGGAGGCGTGGCTGCGACAGCGCGGCGTCCCCGGACCCGTCGCCGCCGGGCTCGCACTCGTCCTGTCGAGCGTCGCCTTCGGGCTCTACCACGTCGCGCACAGCCCGCCGTTCGACCAGCCGGGGACCATCGCGGTCCTGACCGTGGTGGGCCTCGGGACCGGGCTGTTCTTCTTCGTCGGCCGGTCGCTGTACGGCGCGCTCGTGTTCCACAACTGCATGGCGCTGTTCGGCGTCACACGGGCGCTCGCCGAGTCGGGTCGGCTCGACGCGTTCCGGACCGTGCAGGTGCCGTTGCTGGCGACCGCGCTGGTCTCGCTGGTCGTCCTCGTCGCGGCCGAACGGCTGCTCGTCCGGTCCGTCGAACCGCAGGAGAAGACGTAG
- a CDS encoding DUF1405 domain-containing protein produces MQWPLADPPERENLPWYVAPVPEVVEDLGLTFAWLVVLTNVLGTAFGFYYYGIDPFAPGFVAELSQFAIEPVVAWPVVPDSPVATLFIALAFAAWLLDRPNEYLSALAFFGCLKLGAWTPFVLLAFKGDFADLHWAMYNFLFWSHLAMVLQGFVLHRISDFPVRAVAVALAWYGFNDVVDYFVPIVGTPHHTLIPAEDLVDGAIVHTPGPHRVAAAGAVVLTLLATFLALSTRVKKLEGRLARER; encoded by the coding sequence ATGCAGTGGCCACTCGCCGACCCGCCCGAACGCGAGAACCTCCCGTGGTACGTCGCGCCCGTCCCCGAGGTGGTCGAGGACCTGGGGCTCACGTTCGCATGGCTGGTCGTCCTCACGAACGTCCTGGGCACCGCCTTCGGCTTCTACTACTACGGCATCGACCCGTTCGCGCCGGGGTTCGTCGCCGAGTTGAGCCAGTTCGCCATCGAGCCGGTGGTCGCGTGGCCGGTCGTCCCGGACAGCCCCGTCGCCACACTCTTCATCGCGCTGGCCTTCGCGGCCTGGCTGCTCGACCGGCCGAACGAGTACCTCTCCGCGCTCGCGTTCTTCGGCTGTCTCAAACTCGGCGCGTGGACGCCGTTCGTCTTGCTTGCGTTCAAAGGCGACTTCGCGGACCTGCACTGGGCGATGTACAACTTCCTGTTCTGGAGCCATCTCGCGATGGTGCTCCAGGGGTTCGTGCTGCACCGCATCTCCGACTTCCCGGTCAGGGCCGTCGCCGTCGCGCTGGCCTGGTACGGCTTCAACGACGTGGTGGACTACTTCGTCCCCATCGTCGGGACGCCACACCACACGCTCATCCCGGCGGAGGACCTCGTCGACGGAGCCATCGTCCACACGCCCGGGCCGCACCGCGTCGCCGCCGCCGGGGCCGTCGTGCTGACGCTGCTCGCAACGTTCCTCGCGCTGTCGACGCGGGTGAAGAAGCTGGAGGGACGGCTGGCGCGCGAGCGGTAG